Proteins encoded by one window of Polaribacter haliotis:
- a CDS encoding SRPBCC family protein, protein MKIYTFHRKQNLPISLEKGWEFLSNPKNLKTITPDYMSFDILSGADRPMYPGQIIQYIVTPILGIKTKWVTEITHVKDNEYFVDEQRFGPYALWHHKHFIKEIDGGVEMEDIIDYKVPMGILGQMVHPFLVKPKLEEIFEYRQKKLTELFGEYK, encoded by the coding sequence ATGAAAATATACACGTTTCACAGAAAACAAAATCTACCAATTTCGTTAGAAAAAGGTTGGGAATTCTTATCGAACCCGAAGAATTTAAAAACAATTACTCCAGATTATATGAGTTTTGATATCCTTTCAGGAGCAGACAGACCTATGTATCCTGGACAGATAATTCAATATATTGTTACTCCGATTTTAGGGATAAAAACAAAATGGGTCACAGAAATTACGCACGTAAAAGACAACGAATATTTTGTAGACGAACAACGTTTTGGACCTTATGCTTTATGGCATCACAAACATTTTATCAAAGAAATTGATGGTGGTGTAGAAATGGAAGATATTATAGATTATAAAGTTCCTATGGGAATTTTAGGGCAAATGGTACATCCTTTTTTAGTGAAACCAAAATTGGAAGAAATATTTGAATACAGACAAAAAAAATTGACAGAACTTTTTGGAGAATACAAGTAA
- a CDS encoding cryptochrome/photolyase family protein, with protein sequence MKDKINIFWFRRDLRLDDNIGFYNALKSEYPVLPIFIFDENILDKLPKDDARVNFIFDELQKMRKTLQDENDSSLAIFHGTPKNIYQNLIKEYKIDTVFTNRDYEPYAKERDEEIEKLLADSNINFKTFKDQVIFEKDEVVKKDGTPYVVYTPFMKVWKEKFKTHNLDIYYTNSFLKNLVKNTCLPNLSLSDLGFTKSKQEIKEYDVRPTLIQEYEETRNFPAKDSTSKLGPHLRFGTVSIRKMIKKATAEKNEIFWQELIWREFFMQILWHFPQTHKEAFKSKYDRIEWRNNEKEFKKWCEGQTGYPLVDAGMRELNETGFMHNRVRMLVGSFLCKHLLIDWRWGEAYFAEKLHDYEMASNVGNWQWVAGSGVDASPYFRIFNPTTQIKKFDKDLKYIKKWVPEFQELTYAKEIVDHKEARERCLKTYKEALN encoded by the coding sequence ATGAAAGACAAAATAAATATTTTTTGGTTTAGACGTGATTTAAGATTAGATGACAATATCGGTTTTTACAATGCTTTAAAAAGTGAGTATCCTGTTCTCCCTATTTTTATTTTTGATGAAAATATTTTAGACAAACTACCAAAAGACGATGCAAGAGTCAACTTTATTTTTGATGAATTGCAAAAAATGAGAAAAACCTTACAAGATGAAAACGACAGTAGTTTGGCTATTTTTCATGGAACTCCAAAGAATATTTATCAAAATTTAATAAAAGAATATAAAATAGATACTGTATTTACAAATAGAGATTATGAGCCGTATGCAAAAGAAAGAGATGAAGAAATAGAGAAACTATTAGCTGATAGTAACATCAATTTTAAGACTTTTAAAGACCAAGTAATTTTCGAAAAAGACGAAGTTGTAAAAAAAGATGGTACTCCTTATGTGGTTTATACGCCTTTCATGAAAGTGTGGAAAGAAAAATTTAAAACACATAATTTAGATATCTACTACACAAATTCTTTCCTAAAAAACTTGGTAAAAAATACATGTTTACCAAATCTCTCATTGTCAGATTTAGGTTTTACTAAATCGAAACAAGAAATTAAAGAGTACGATGTTAGGCCTACTTTAATTCAAGAATACGAAGAAACTAGAAATTTTCCTGCGAAAGATTCCACTTCAAAACTGGGACCACATTTACGATTTGGAACGGTTAGTATTCGAAAAATGATTAAAAAAGCAACTGCAGAAAAAAACGAAATTTTCTGGCAAGAATTAATTTGGAGAGAATTTTTTATGCAGATTTTATGGCATTTTCCACAAACTCATAAAGAAGCCTTCAAATCGAAATACGACAGAATTGAGTGGAGAAATAACGAAAAAGAGTTTAAAAAATGGTGCGAAGGTCAAACTGGTTACCCTTTAGTAGATGCAGGAATGCGTGAATTAAATGAAACTGGTTTTATGCACAATAGAGTAAGAATGTTAGTGGGTAGTTTTTTATGCAAACATTTATTAATCGATTGGAGATGGGGAGAAGCATATTTCGCAGAAAAATTACACGATTACGAAATGGCAAGTAATGTTGGTAATTGGCAATGGGTTGCAGGTTCTGGAGTTGATGCTTCGCCATATTTTAGAATTTTTAATCCAACAACACAAATCAAAAAGTTCGATAAAGATTTAAAATATATTAAAAAGTGGGTTCCAGAATTTCAAGAATTAACGTATGCTAAAGAAATTGTAGATCATAAAGAAGCAAGAGAACGTTGTTTAAAAACTTATAAAGAAGCTTTAAATTAA
- a CDS encoding nuclear transport factor 2 family protein encodes MNTLEVANKWRQMCQEGKNLECITELYADNVVSREMPGVPHGEVVSGKQNVFEKSKQWLEDVVEFHSSEISEPVVADNHFTSKMSFDVTFKSRGRQQMDEVCVFEVQNGKIANEQFFYTM; translated from the coding sequence ATGAATACTTTAGAAGTTGCCAATAAATGGCGCCAAATGTGCCAAGAAGGAAAAAATTTAGAATGTATTACAGAGTTATATGCAGACAATGTAGTTAGTAGAGAAATGCCAGGTGTACCTCATGGAGAAGTTGTTTCCGGAAAACAAAATGTATTCGAAAAAAGTAAACAATGGTTAGAAGATGTTGTGGAATTCCACAGCAGTGAAATTTCTGAACCAGTTGTTGCAGACAATCATTTTACAAGCAAAATGAGTTTCGATGTTACATTTAAAAGTAGAGGAAGACAACAAATGGACGAAGTTTGCGTTTTTGAAGTACAGAATGGAAAGATTGCGAATGAGCAATTCTTTTACACTATGTAA
- a CDS encoding wax ester/triacylglycerol synthase family O-acyltransferase, producing the protein MAKKVITELLQDAIETSAEQISGQDATFLYADSPSSPMHIATLTIVEGSLKFEDFREMVASKLHLIPKFRKRLVNVPLKLDYPYWADDPNFDIDLHLNRLKLPDPANWKTLRDLTSNIFSSSLDLKRPLWSVYFIEGLDEINQIPKGSVGIVTKVHHVMVDGSSGVGIMGLLFDKDEKAEDKKPAKPKPFDPEPLPDELSLLLKSTYSFLKNPLKIPKLVSETAVSMMKGKINAQLKNKRTFQKSAYPVPKTIFNGSVSPKRTWGTAILSFERINTLRKIMDVSINDIILAICAGGIRKYLEEREQLPVQPLVANVPISIRVKGEKQKMNNQISNMLVRIATHIKDPIERLEYIQEQTNLGKTRHKAVGAKSLAKMADAVPFGLANLAAGLYSKYNIKEFHRPPFNVTITNVPGPKGLLYLKGHKIVGIFGLTPVLDGFGLIIAAFSYNGQVTITTTSDAKTMPDADKFSRYIRDSANELEEIILKKKEEKTVSKVIKFKSISFFNSFRKFLKENKYLDKKLKAVYSFEVHQNETIAYWTLDFSKKEPSLSKKKTAKVNTVITIDDTILYDVFKGKLLLEELIIQERIKFTGTKKDTDLILKLMSTFLEKA; encoded by the coding sequence ATGGCGAAAAAAGTAATAACAGAGCTTCTACAAGACGCAATTGAAACTTCAGCAGAGCAAATTTCTGGACAAGATGCAACTTTTTTATATGCAGATTCACCTTCAAGTCCTATGCACATTGCTACATTAACAATTGTGGAAGGCTCTTTAAAATTTGAGGATTTTAGAGAAATGGTCGCTTCTAAATTACATTTAATTCCGAAATTTAGAAAAAGATTGGTAAATGTGCCATTAAAATTAGATTATCCTTATTGGGCAGATGACCCAAATTTTGATATTGATTTGCATTTGAATCGATTAAAATTGCCAGATCCAGCAAATTGGAAAACCTTAAGAGATTTAACATCGAATATTTTTAGCAGTTCTTTAGATTTAAAAAGACCTTTATGGTCCGTTTATTTTATTGAAGGTTTAGATGAAATTAACCAAATACCTAAAGGTTCTGTAGGAATTGTTACCAAAGTACATCATGTAATGGTCGATGGTAGTTCTGGTGTTGGTATTATGGGATTGCTGTTTGATAAAGATGAAAAAGCAGAAGATAAAAAACCAGCAAAACCAAAACCATTTGACCCAGAACCTTTGCCAGATGAATTGAGTTTACTTTTAAAAAGCACCTATAGTTTTCTTAAAAACCCTTTAAAAATTCCGAAATTAGTTAGCGAAACTGCTGTTTCTATGATGAAAGGAAAAATAAATGCGCAACTTAAAAACAAAAGAACGTTTCAAAAAAGTGCATATCCTGTTCCAAAAACTATTTTTAATGGCTCTGTTTCACCAAAGAGAACTTGGGGAACTGCTATTTTATCTTTCGAAAGAATAAACACGCTTCGTAAAATAATGGACGTTAGTATTAACGATATTATTTTGGCAATCTGTGCTGGTGGAATTCGTAAATATTTAGAAGAAAGAGAGCAATTACCTGTACAACCTTTAGTTGCAAATGTTCCTATTTCTATTCGAGTAAAAGGTGAAAAACAAAAAATGAACAATCAAATTTCTAACATGTTGGTTAGAATTGCAACGCATATAAAAGACCCAATTGAAAGATTAGAATATATACAAGAACAAACCAATTTAGGAAAAACAAGACACAAAGCTGTTGGAGCAAAATCTTTAGCAAAAATGGCAGATGCTGTTCCTTTTGGGCTGGCAAATTTAGCTGCTGGTTTGTATAGTAAATACAATATTAAAGAATTTCACAGACCACCTTTTAATGTTACAATTACAAATGTTCCTGGACCAAAAGGTTTGCTCTATTTAAAAGGTCATAAAATTGTTGGTATTTTTGGATTAACGCCTGTTTTAGATGGTTTTGGGTTAATTATTGCTGCTTTTAGTTATAATGGACAAGTAACAATTACAACAACTTCGGATGCGAAAACAATGCCAGATGCTGATAAATTTTCAAGATATATTAGAGATTCTGCAAACGAATTAGAAGAAATTATTCTAAAAAAGAAAGAAGAAAAAACAGTTTCTAAAGTAATTAAATTTAAAAGTATCTCTTTCTTTAATTCCTTTAGAAAGTTCTTAAAAGAAAACAAATATTTAGATAAAAAACTAAAAGCTGTGTATAGTTTTGAGGTTCATCAAAATGAAACCATTGCATATTGGACATTAGATTTCTCTAAAAAAGAACCTTCTTTAAGTAAGAAAAAAACCGCAAAAGTAAATACAGTCATCACAATTGATGATACTATTTTATACGATGTTTTTAAAGGAAAATTATTATTGGAAGAACTTATAATTCAAGAAAGAATAAAATTCACAGGAACAAAAAAAGACACAGATTTAATCTTAAAATTAATGTCAACTTTTTTAGAGAAAGCATAA
- a CDS encoding alpha/beta hydrolase, which translates to MVFITDTYKTKDEETIFYYKWEVKKMPLKGIVQISHGVGEHAGRYHSIAKLLQEKGYEVYANDHRVHGKSAENKNDLGFYDGDNYFDDAINDMRQLTEIIKNEHPNKKIILFGHSMGSLLSRDYVTKYGDDLEALILSGTASFMKGLGTFGLYSAKVISKFKGRERSNQLLKSVFFSEFNKKFKPNRTKVDWISRDENEVDLFEADPYRIEDFSLSVFLDILKGSKKINEKSTFKKTPKALPIFIFSGDKDPVGEMGEGVKRVAENYKKAGIKDLTLKLYEGGRHEMLNEVNKEEVQQDVINWLEKRTKV; encoded by the coding sequence ATGGTGTTTATTACAGATACATATAAAACTAAAGACGAGGAAACTATTTTTTACTATAAATGGGAAGTGAAAAAAATGCCTTTAAAAGGTATTGTTCAAATTTCTCATGGAGTTGGCGAACATGCAGGTCGTTATCATTCTATTGCAAAACTTTTACAAGAAAAAGGGTATGAAGTCTATGCAAACGATCATAGAGTTCATGGAAAATCTGCCGAAAATAAAAATGATTTAGGTTTTTATGATGGTGATAATTATTTTGATGACGCCATAAATGATATGCGTCAATTAACAGAAATCATTAAAAACGAACATCCGAATAAAAAAATAATTCTATTTGGTCATAGCATGGGTTCTTTATTAAGTAGAGATTATGTTACAAAATATGGCGACGATTTAGAAGCTTTAATTCTTTCTGGAACTGCCAGTTTTATGAAAGGTTTGGGAACTTTTGGTTTGTATAGCGCAAAAGTTATCAGCAAATTTAAAGGAAGAGAAAGAAGCAATCAACTATTAAAATCGGTGTTTTTTTCTGAATTTAATAAGAAATTTAAACCCAACAGAACAAAAGTAGATTGGATTAGTAGAGATGAAAATGAAGTCGATTTATTTGAAGCTGACCCATACAGAATAGAAGATTTTTCTTTGAGTGTCTTTTTAGATATTTTAAAAGGAAGTAAAAAAATAAACGAGAAATCAACTTTCAAGAAAACACCAAAAGCATTACCGATTTTTATTTTTTCGGGTGATAAAGATCCTGTAGGAGAAATGGGTGAAGGTGTAAAAAGAGTTGCAGAAAATTATAAAAAAGCAGGAATTAAAGACTTGACTTTAAAATTATATGAAGGAGGAAGACATGAGATGTTGAATGAAGTGAACAAAGAAGAAGTTCAGCAAGATGTAATTAATTGGTTAGAAAAAAGGACGAAAGTCTAA
- a CDS encoding alpha/beta fold hydrolase gives MENNKTLYTSFTKLALKVAMSKGITLKKAKEIVIQKFELHPFEKMIVGLIDSKKLIRKDVDSLLKDCISVCEDFGPDRDYVTLIIVLERIDKIKATKKGTDTISARILLTFKNQIDNINTKIDAPPLFNALLETRSAIEWVTMFGIYPFIPKHKASKNKPVLLMPPYLGNDVSTTFVRNYLKSVGFKTYKWELGVNMINSKYLPKLIEKLDEIFEKHQEKVSLVGWSGGGIFAKIIANRYPDKVEQLITIGSPVWGVKNMKTPLVRMLEFLRGKTLRARNDKFIHELEEIPNVPVTCIYTKTDGLLPWKHCMEAETLRSDIKNIEVFGSHCGMGANASVLLTVANSLNKNITGKEPKGIITKVESLFFPKFWEQKGVSKFTNLFFN, from the coding sequence ATGGAAAACAACAAAACACTCTATACATCATTTACCAAATTGGCTTTAAAAGTTGCAATGTCTAAAGGAATAACATTAAAAAAAGCCAAAGAAATAGTTATTCAAAAGTTTGAATTACATCCTTTTGAAAAAATGATTGTTGGTCTAATTGACAGTAAAAAATTAATCAGAAAAGATGTAGACTCATTATTAAAAGACTGTATTTCAGTCTGTGAAGATTTTGGGCCTGATAGAGATTATGTCACTTTAATTATTGTTTTAGAAAGAATTGATAAAATAAAAGCGACAAAAAAAGGAACAGATACTATTTCTGCAAGAATTTTATTGACCTTTAAAAATCAGATTGATAATATCAATACAAAAATTGATGCTCCTCCTCTATTCAATGCCTTATTAGAAACAAGATCTGCTATTGAATGGGTAACCATGTTTGGTATTTATCCTTTTATTCCAAAGCACAAAGCCAGCAAAAACAAACCTGTTTTATTAATGCCTCCATATTTAGGTAATGATGTTTCTACAACTTTTGTACGTAATTATTTAAAATCTGTTGGTTTTAAAACCTATAAATGGGAATTGGGTGTAAATATGATCAACTCTAAATATTTACCAAAATTGATCGAAAAATTAGATGAAATTTTCGAGAAACATCAAGAAAAAGTAAGTCTTGTAGGTTGGTCTGGTGGTGGAATTTTCGCAAAAATAATCGCCAATAGATATCCAGATAAAGTAGAACAATTAATTACTATTGGCTCGCCAGTTTGGGGAGTTAAAAACATGAAAACACCTTTGGTAAGAATGTTAGAATTTTTAAGAGGAAAAACTTTAAGAGCCAGAAATGATAAATTTATACACGAATTGGAGGAAATACCAAATGTTCCTGTAACGTGTATTTACACAAAAACAGACGGACTTTTACCTTGGAAACATTGTATGGAGGCAGAAACGTTGAGAAGTGACATCAAAAACATTGAAGTTTTTGGAAGTCATTGTGGAATGGGCGCAAATGCATCCGTTTTATTAACTGTAGCAAATTCCCTAAACAAAAACATTACTGGTAAAGAACCTAAAGGAATTATTACCAAAGTTGAAAGTTTATTTTTTCCAAAGTTTTGGGAACAAAAAGGCGTTTCTAAATTCACAAATCTATTTTTTAATTGA
- a CDS encoding HAD-IB family hydrolase: MQNIIQHAEFQNSLKEIAKELKLDLSEVQKTAGNCIEELYSQQHPIANTVSVRGFQYLLSKAYNDKIDIDPREIKKLMKIMRQNSVAFILTHKTYLDTVVLVSTLARYGMPIPFSFGGINLAFPGFKQLGKNSGLIFIRRSFKDDIIYKAALRHYIASLIENGDHLTWNIEGTRSRTGKIVYPQMGILKYIMEGEKQSTKDIKYIPVSIVYDLIPDVKEMMEEGKGKEKKSENVAAFIKYFKKLGNEFGKAAIRFGDPVNASAHQNAIIPDIEEDSYSDKNTLPRFAFELIHKANMITPVTTVSLVCNVLLSSFALTKKELEFSVFKLMNYIEQRKEDVLIDRGNSIAVTVQKALNLLKSAGIVQKNKAGYKTQYSLTQNEFLTATYYANIASAHLYHRAFIEMALVKIKDEKTDRILSFWTEIMRLRNLFKFEFFYTNKPQFSSEIEAELELFDKNWRAIISNPEGDIDKLLSKQELFVSKAILQIYLEANKVVCHTLHTWDLEDDFNDIDFIELCLFKGKELHWQSRISRLDSVSKPFLVSALRLAKNSKLTPIDKKIDFKELDIWMDLLDNLTERLNYLRRLEVVINKKSIQQNNELEAEIVPGSELNSVSKQIEKQEEGPHIAAFFDLDRTLINDFSAKKFMQSRLFSGKSTAKELLSQFATILIYAAGNRDFEILTKISASGVKGIKEKDFYDLGEEVYANHLANTIYPESRALIASHLEKGHQVVIISAATRYQVTPIANELGITDIYCTEMEIRKGKFTGSISEMCWAEGKAKAGRKFAKLNNIDLSKSFFYTDSIDDFPLMEIVGNPVATNPDSRLSQVAFESNWPILRFKETKKKPIINGVRTALAGASIYPSAFKGLVTGTLKMSRQEGANATFASIGDLGTKLAGLDIAVKGKHNLEDFRPAVFCFNHQSSADFFILMKLLRKDIAGVAKKELEYTPMGPIFKAMGAIFIDRSDKTKAIAAMKPAVQALKDGISIVIAPEGTRSGTKTLGKFKKGAFHLAMKGGVPIIPIVIKNAYMAMPKGSKMFKPTHIEVVVLDPVDTSEWKPKNIDTYVEDVRNLFQKELEN, encoded by the coding sequence ATGCAAAACATTATTCAGCATGCTGAATTTCAAAATAGTCTTAAAGAAATTGCAAAAGAATTAAAATTAGACCTTTCTGAAGTTCAAAAAACGGCTGGAAATTGTATTGAGGAATTATATTCTCAACAACATCCAATTGCAAATACAGTTTCTGTAAGAGGTTTTCAATATTTGCTTTCAAAAGCTTACAATGACAAAATAGATATTGATCCAAGAGAAATAAAAAAATTAATGAAAATTATGCGACAAAACTCTGTTGCATTTATTTTAACCCATAAAACCTATTTAGATACTGTTGTTTTAGTAAGCACTTTAGCACGTTATGGAATGCCAATTCCGTTTTCTTTTGGTGGTATAAATTTAGCGTTTCCAGGATTTAAACAATTGGGAAAAAACTCTGGATTAATTTTTATAAGAAGAAGTTTTAAAGACGATATTATTTACAAAGCTGCATTAAGACATTACATTGCTTCTTTAATTGAAAATGGCGATCATCTTACTTGGAATATTGAAGGAACGCGTTCCAGAACAGGTAAAATTGTCTATCCTCAAATGGGGATTTTAAAATACATTATGGAAGGTGAAAAACAAAGCACCAAAGACATTAAATACATACCAGTTTCTATTGTGTATGATTTAATTCCGGATGTAAAAGAAATGATGGAAGAAGGAAAAGGCAAGGAAAAAAAGTCTGAAAACGTTGCTGCTTTTATTAAATATTTTAAAAAATTAGGAAATGAATTTGGGAAAGCAGCCATTCGTTTTGGCGATCCTGTAAATGCAAGTGCGCATCAAAATGCCATAATTCCAGATATTGAAGAAGACAGTTATTCAGACAAAAACACATTGCCAAGATTTGCTTTTGAGTTGATTCATAAAGCAAATATGATAACTCCTGTAACCACAGTTTCTTTAGTTTGCAACGTACTTTTAAGCAGTTTTGCACTCACCAAAAAAGAGTTAGAGTTTAGTGTTTTTAAATTGATGAATTATATAGAACAACGAAAAGAAGATGTTCTAATAGACAGAGGAAATAGCATTGCAGTTACTGTTCAAAAAGCATTAAATCTTTTGAAAAGTGCTGGAATTGTTCAGAAAAACAAAGCAGGTTATAAAACACAATATAGTTTAACTCAAAATGAGTTTTTAACGGCTACTTATTATGCAAATATAGCTTCTGCTCATTTGTATCACAGAGCTTTTATAGAAATGGCTTTGGTAAAAATTAAAGATGAAAAAACGGATAGAATTTTATCTTTTTGGACAGAAATAATGCGCCTTCGAAATTTATTTAAGTTTGAATTTTTCTATACCAACAAACCACAATTCAGTAGTGAAATTGAAGCTGAATTAGAATTATTTGACAAAAATTGGAGAGCAATTATTAGCAACCCAGAAGGAGATATTGATAAATTATTATCGAAACAAGAGTTATTTGTTTCAAAAGCAATTCTTCAAATTTATTTGGAAGCAAATAAAGTAGTTTGTCACACCTTACATACTTGGGATTTAGAAGATGATTTTAACGATATCGATTTTATAGAACTATGTCTTTTTAAAGGAAAAGAATTGCATTGGCAATCTCGAATTAGCAGATTAGATAGTGTTTCTAAACCATTTTTGGTAAGTGCTTTACGTTTGGCAAAAAACAGCAAACTAACTCCTATTGATAAAAAAATAGATTTTAAAGAATTAGATATTTGGATGGATTTGTTAGACAATTTAACAGAACGTCTAAATTATCTTCGTAGATTAGAAGTTGTCATCAACAAAAAAAGCATTCAACAAAACAATGAATTGGAAGCAGAAATTGTTCCTGGTTCAGAACTAAATAGTGTTTCTAAACAAATCGAAAAACAAGAAGAAGGGCCACATATTGCTGCTTTTTTCGATTTAGACAGAACGTTAATCAATGATTTTTCAGCAAAGAAATTCATGCAATCGAGATTATTTAGTGGAAAATCTACCGCCAAAGAATTGCTTTCTCAATTTGCAACAATATTAATTTATGCAGCTGGAAATAGAGATTTTGAAATTCTAACAAAAATTTCTGCATCTGGTGTAAAAGGAATCAAAGAAAAAGATTTTTACGATTTAGGTGAAGAAGTGTATGCAAATCATTTAGCAAATACAATTTATCCAGAATCTAGAGCATTAATAGCATCACATTTAGAAAAAGGACATCAAGTTGTTATTATTTCTGCAGCAACACGTTATCAAGTAACTCCAATTGCCAACGAATTAGGAATTACTGATATTTACTGTACAGAGATGGAAATCCGAAAAGGAAAATTCACAGGTTCTATTAGTGAAATGTGTTGGGCAGAAGGAAAAGCGAAAGCTGGAAGAAAGTTTGCAAAATTAAATAATATCGATTTATCTAAAAGTTTCTTTTACACAGACAGTATAGATGATTTCCCATTAATGGAAATTGTTGGAAATCCGGTTGCAACTAATCCAGACAGTAGATTGTCGCAAGTTGCTTTCGAAAGTAATTGGCCAATTCTTCGTTTTAAAGAAACTAAAAAGAAACCAATTATTAATGGCGTAAGAACTGCTTTGGCAGGCGCAAGTATTTATCCATCAGCATTTAAAGGCTTAGTAACTGGGACTTTAAAAATGTCGAGACAAGAAGGTGCAAATGCAACTTTTGCAAGTATTGGCGATTTAGGAACAAAATTGGCTGGATTAGATATTGCAGTAAAAGGAAAACATAATTTAGAAGATTTTAGACCCGCTGTTTTTTGTTTCAACCACCAAAGTTCTGCGGATTTTTTCATTTTGATGAAATTATTAAGAAAAGACATTGCTGGAGTTGCAAAAAAGGAATTAGAATACACACCAATGGGACCAATTTTTAAAGCTATGGGTGCTATTTTTATCGACAGATCTGACAAAACAAAAGCAATTGCAGCCATGAAACCTGCTGTACAAGCTTTAAAAGATGGAATTTCTATAGTAATTGCGCCAGAAGGAACCAGAAGTGGAACTAAAACTTTAGGGAAATTTAAAAAAGGTGCGTTTCATTTAGCAATGAAAGGTGGAGTTCCAATTATACCAATTGTAATTAAAAACGCATATATGGCAATGCCAAAAGGAAGTAAAATGTTTAAACCAACGCATATAGAAGTGGTTGTTTTAGATCCTGTAGATACTTCTGAATGGAAACCAAAAAATATAGATACGTACGTGGAAGATGTTCGTAATTTATTTCAGAAAGAATTAGAAAATTAA
- a CDS encoding NAD(P)H-dependent glycerol-3-phosphate dehydrogenase — protein MKLKVGLLGGGSWGTTVASLTAKNAETILWARNQETVNEINEHHTNEKYLPNAKLTSSLRASSSIKETVEEADVIVMGVPAQSFRKVLEEAKPHIRPWVPIVNLAKGLEISTKMRMTEIVNEIMPGHPAGVLTGPNLAKEIHFGNAAAAVIAMVDKLIATRLQSVFSSGLFRVYTNTDVIGCELGGALKNIIAIATGMGDGANAGDNTRAAIITRGLSELTRLGIAMGGKQRTFAGLAGMGDLVATCSSSKSRNHHVGFQLGRGKSLEQIINEMNEVAEGVKTAKVVVELAKDYNVDMPISQEIYKVLYEGNTVNDAFKGLLRYEVGSEKEPG, from the coding sequence ATGAAACTAAAAGTAGGATTATTAGGTGGTGGATCTTGGGGAACAACTGTTGCTTCTTTAACAGCAAAAAATGCTGAAACAATTCTTTGGGCAAGAAACCAAGAAACAGTTAACGAGATTAATGAGCATCATACAAATGAGAAATATTTGCCAAATGCAAAACTAACATCTTCCTTAAGAGCATCTTCTTCCATAAAAGAAACTGTAGAAGAAGCAGATGTTATTGTTATGGGTGTTCCTGCACAAAGTTTTAGAAAAGTATTAGAAGAAGCAAAACCTCATATTCGACCTTGGGTTCCCATTGTAAATTTAGCAAAAGGTTTAGAGATTAGCACAAAAATGCGAATGACAGAAATTGTTAACGAAATAATGCCTGGACATCCTGCAGGAGTTTTAACGGGGCCAAATTTGGCGAAAGAAATTCATTTTGGAAACGCTGCTGCTGCTGTTATTGCAATGGTAGATAAATTGATTGCAACCAGATTACAAAGCGTTTTTAGTTCTGGTCTTTTTCGTGTGTACACAAATACAGATGTTATTGGTTGTGAATTAGGTGGAGCTTTAAAAAATATTATTGCCATTGCAACAGGAATGGGAGATGGCGCAAATGCAGGAGACAACACAAGAGCCGCAATTATTACCAGAGGTTTATCGGAATTGACAAGATTAGGAATTGCAATGGGTGGAAAACAAAGAACCTTTGCAGGTTTAGCAGGAATGGGAGATTTAGTGGCAACTTGTTCGAGTTCTAAAAGTAGAAATCATCATGTTGGTTTTCAATTAGGAAGAGGAAAAAGTTTAGAGCAAATTATTAATGAAATGAATGAAGTTGCAGAAGGTGTAAAAACTGCAAAAGTTGTGGTAGAATTAGCAAAAGATTATAATGTTGACATGCCTATTTCTCAAGAAATTTATAAAGTTTTGTACGAAGGAAATACTGTAAATGATGCTTTTAAAGGATTATTAAGATATGAAGTTGGCTCTGAAAAAGAACCAGGATAA